A region of Thermococcus barossii DNA encodes the following proteins:
- a CDS encoding MFS transporter: MFQGYGRDAKILIAANAAGQLFLQFSIFIMPFYLAVLGYDMAQMGTFFSIQTFTGGLFFLVAGQVSLRLGYRKTLIISALLGLAGRLLQVAAVNDYVLALGFFLVGANMGMRQPNFTALLSEEVGEGQRHHAFSISFGLGTIFNALGVLIAGFAPDFFTGLGLSEGTAYRLVVSLALLQFALVIPALLTISDVPVRNPKINWNRELVVKILKFSLPSALIGFGAGITIPYMSLYFKLQFGQTLAAISGVFFLQQLAMGLGSFGLPRLVHRIGPVRVITSFQSMAAFLFAIFPSIETFLLAAALYIIRSILMNIVWPINDSFMMGFFSTEEKATAAGIRRAFSTFMRGGGNYVGGLLFGMSLSYPFYATATLYVIATAIFYAFFIKHNE; this comes from the coding sequence ATGTTCCAGGGCTACGGCAGGGACGCGAAGATACTCATAGCGGCGAACGCAGCGGGTCAGCTCTTCCTCCAGTTCTCCATATTCATTATGCCGTTCTATCTGGCCGTTCTCGGCTACGACATGGCACAGATGGGGACGTTCTTCTCGATACAGACGTTTACCGGCGGGCTGTTCTTCCTGGTAGCAGGCCAGGTTTCACTTAGGCTTGGCTACAGAAAAACCCTCATCATCTCCGCCCTCCTGGGGCTGGCCGGGAGACTCCTCCAGGTGGCGGCGGTAAACGACTACGTCCTCGCCCTTGGGTTTTTCCTTGTCGGCGCCAACATGGGTATGAGACAGCCAAACTTTACCGCCCTTCTCAGTGAGGAGGTCGGAGAGGGGCAGAGGCACCACGCCTTCTCGATAAGCTTTGGCCTAGGAACAATATTCAACGCCCTCGGAGTCCTGATAGCGGGCTTTGCACCCGATTTCTTCACCGGACTGGGGCTGAGTGAGGGGACCGCTTACCGGCTGGTCGTCTCGCTTGCGCTCCTCCAGTTCGCCCTCGTGATCCCGGCGCTACTCACAATAAGCGACGTCCCGGTCAGGAACCCGAAGATAAACTGGAACCGTGAGCTGGTCGTGAAGATACTCAAGTTTTCCCTGCCGAGTGCTCTGATAGGCTTCGGTGCCGGAATAACGATACCCTACATGAGCCTCTACTTCAAGCTCCAGTTCGGACAGACGCTCGCGGCTATAAGCGGGGTATTCTTCCTCCAGCAGCTGGCGATGGGCCTGGGCTCCTTCGGCCTTCCGAGGCTGGTTCACAGGATAGGGCCGGTGAGGGTCATAACGTCCTTCCAGAGCATGGCGGCCTTTCTCTTCGCTATATTCCCCTCGATAGAGACCTTCTTGCTGGCGGCGGCCCTCTACATAATCCGCTCGATCCTCATGAACATCGTGTGGCCCATAAACGACTCCTTCATGATGGGATTCTTCTCGACGGAGGAGAAGGCGACCGCGGCGGGAATCAGAAGAGCCTTCTCCACCTTTATGCGCGGCGGCGGGAACTACGTCGGCGGTCTGCTCTTTGGGATGTCCCTGAGTTATCCCTTCTACGCAACGGCGACGCTCTACGTGATAGCGACGGCGATATTCTACGCCTTCTTCATAAAGCACAACGAGTGA
- a CDS encoding indolepyruvate oxidoreductase subunit beta, which yields MEFNLIITGVGGQGGLTLSRIVGNAAMHEGYNVRIGETLGMSQRYGSVLSYLRFGEEVYSPLIEEGKANLMLALEPAEALRNARFLGKNSVAVINAYPIHTATTLVGKERYPELNEIEEAMAKICPVHMMNFQREADRINPRTLGVLMLGYAYGNGLLPLRKESLYEGIRLTLREKLWEVNFRALERGIELAKG from the coding sequence ATGGAGTTCAACCTCATAATCACCGGAGTCGGCGGTCAGGGCGGTTTAACGCTCTCGCGCATAGTCGGGAACGCGGCGATGCACGAGGGCTACAACGTCCGCATAGGAGAGACCCTTGGAATGAGCCAGCGCTACGGGAGCGTTCTGAGCTACCTGCGCTTTGGGGAGGAGGTCTACTCGCCCCTCATCGAGGAGGGCAAGGCCAATCTCATGCTGGCCCTCGAGCCGGCCGAGGCACTAAGGAACGCCCGCTTTCTGGGTAAAAACAGCGTGGCCGTCATCAACGCCTATCCCATACATACCGCAACGACCCTCGTCGGCAAGGAGCGCTATCCGGAACTCAATGAAATCGAGGAAGCCATGGCAAAAATCTGCCCGGTTCACATGATGAACTTTCAGCGCGAGGCGGATAGGATAAACCCCAGAACGCTTGGAGTTTTAATGCTCGGATACGCCTATGGAAATGGCCTCCTACCGCTCAGGAAGGAGTCCCTCTACGAGGGCATAAGACTCACCCTGAGGGAGAAGCTCTGGGAGGTCAACTTCAGGGCCCTGGAGCGGGGAATCGAACTCGCGAAGGGCTGA
- the lysS gene encoding lysine--tRNA ligase produces MVHWADYMAEKIIRERGDKEEYVVESGITPSGYVHIGNFREFFTAYIVGHALRDRGKKVRHIHMWDDYDRFRKVPKNVPAEWKEHLTKPVREVPDPWGCHGSYAEHFMELFESEVEKLGIEVDFLHAYELYKSGEYAEEIRTALTKRGEIKAILDKYRERAKQPPLEEDWQPVMVYCPRCRREAEFVSWDGEWKVSYRCPYCGSEGETDIREGNVKLRWRVDWPMRWAHFKVDFEPAGKDHLAAGGSYDTGREIVEKVFGWPAPIDLMYEFVGIKGQKGKMSGSKGNVILLSDLYEVLEPGIIRFIYAKARPNKELKIDLGLGLLNLYDEFDRVERIYFGLESAKNPEEEAELKRTYELSMPRVPERLTAQAPFRFLVTLVQMPHLDENGIIRVLQEQGHVPGELSGEDVERIRLRIRLARNWVEKYAPDNVKFSILEKPPEIELKPEVGEAMLEVAEWLEGREKFTVDELNNALYDAAKKRGIPSKEWFRALYNLFIGKDRGPRLAPFLASLDKEFVVKRLRLEG; encoded by the coding sequence ATGGTTCACTGGGCGGATTACATGGCTGAAAAGATAATTCGTGAACGTGGTGATAAGGAGGAGTACGTCGTCGAGAGCGGGATAACGCCGAGCGGTTACGTTCACATAGGCAACTTCCGCGAGTTCTTCACGGCCTACATAGTGGGCCACGCTTTGAGGGACAGGGGGAAGAAGGTTCGCCACATTCACATGTGGGACGACTACGACCGCTTCAGGAAGGTGCCGAAGAACGTTCCAGCGGAGTGGAAGGAGCACCTCACGAAGCCGGTTCGTGAGGTTCCCGATCCCTGGGGCTGCCACGGGAGCTACGCCGAGCACTTCATGGAGCTCTTTGAGAGTGAGGTGGAGAAACTTGGAATTGAGGTGGACTTTCTCCATGCCTACGAGCTGTACAAGTCAGGGGAATACGCTGAGGAGATAAGGACGGCTCTTACCAAGCGCGGCGAGATAAAGGCCATACTCGACAAGTACCGCGAGAGAGCGAAGCAACCCCCTCTGGAGGAAGACTGGCAGCCGGTTATGGTTTACTGCCCGAGGTGCAGGAGGGAGGCCGAATTCGTCTCCTGGGACGGTGAATGGAAGGTTTCCTACCGCTGTCCCTACTGCGGGAGCGAGGGCGAGACCGACATAAGGGAGGGCAACGTCAAGCTAAGGTGGAGAGTTGACTGGCCGATGCGCTGGGCCCATTTCAAGGTGGACTTCGAGCCCGCAGGGAAGGACCACCTAGCGGCAGGCGGCTCATACGACACTGGCAGGGAGATCGTTGAGAAGGTCTTTGGCTGGCCTGCACCCATAGACTTGATGTACGAGTTCGTCGGAATCAAGGGGCAGAAGGGCAAGATGAGTGGTTCAAAGGGCAACGTTATACTCCTGAGCGACCTTTACGAGGTTCTCGAGCCAGGAATAATCCGCTTCATCTACGCCAAGGCGAGGCCCAACAAGGAGCTCAAGATAGACCTCGGCCTCGGCCTTCTCAACCTCTACGACGAGTTTGACAGGGTGGAGAGGATTTACTTTGGTCTGGAGAGTGCAAAGAACCCCGAGGAGGAGGCCGAGCTGAAGAGAACCTACGAGCTTTCGATGCCGAGGGTTCCGGAGAGGCTGACCGCTCAGGCCCCCTTCAGGTTCCTCGTTACACTCGTCCAGATGCCACACCTGGACGAAAATGGCATAATCCGCGTCCTCCAGGAGCAGGGGCACGTTCCTGGGGAGCTGAGCGGTGAGGACGTTGAGCGCATAAGGCTTCGCATAAGGCTCGCTAGAAACTGGGTTGAGAAGTACGCTCCCGACAACGTGAAGTTCAGCATCCTGGAAAAGCCCCCGGAGATTGAGCTGAAGCCCGAGGTCGGGGAGGCCATGCTCGAGGTCGCGGAGTGGCTCGAGGGCCGCGAGAAGTTCACCGTTGATGAACTCAACAACGCGCTCTACGATGCCGCCAAGAAGCGTGGGATACCCAGCAAGGAGTGGTTCAGAGCACTCTACAACCTCTTCATTGGAAAGGATCGCGGTCCGAGACTGGCCCCGTTCCTTGCCTCGCTCGATAAGGAGTTCGTTGTTAAGCGCCTTCGCTTAGAAGGCTGA
- a CDS encoding PhoI, whose amino-acid sequence MELEPLRIQVFFPASLEIQEELLKAGFKVPHDRESGKKTPIPVVVSSRGERRVRRGRLLKARDFKSDGKFAVVPGERAYLQLEPTERGFLVIRPKPIDYHLEEMGFTSIPPRVWGTWASFSLPFSAYERLLDFLTEFRNGEGNGFYTASRGSGGRIEVYAYKGRRGKDLGIPVFGYSLGLHGLTLAEGYFREKAEENGVPEERLRYLKLGLKKRRETKAGLKVGLVWENGRPVEITLKLSTTEPRVKIQGLYGELVGKSRGELTRTDDWYIVVHASDFITALETAGGAFGGNSY is encoded by the coding sequence ATGGAACTGGAACCGTTGAGGATTCAGGTCTTCTTCCCGGCCTCGCTGGAGATCCAGGAGGAGCTGCTCAAGGCCGGCTTCAAGGTGCCCCACGACAGGGAGAGCGGAAAGAAAACACCCATCCCGGTGGTCGTCAGCTCGCGGGGGGAACGGCGGGTTCGCAGGGGCCGCCTTCTAAAGGCGAGGGACTTCAAAAGCGACGGCAAGTTTGCAGTAGTGCCCGGCGAGAGGGCATACCTGCAACTCGAACCCACTGAAAGGGGCTTTCTAGTAATCAGACCGAAGCCCATTGATTACCACTTAGAAGAGATGGGATTTACCTCGATCCCACCAAGGGTCTGGGGAACGTGGGCGAGCTTTTCGCTGCCGTTCTCTGCATACGAACGGCTCTTGGACTTCCTCACTGAATTCCGGAACGGCGAAGGAAACGGATTTTACACTGCCTCCCGGGGCTCGGGAGGAAGGATAGAGGTCTACGCCTACAAGGGGAGGAGGGGAAAAGACCTCGGAATCCCGGTTTTCGGATACTCCCTTGGGCTTCACGGGCTGACGCTTGCGGAGGGGTATTTCAGGGAAAAGGCCGAGGAAAACGGCGTCCCTGAGGAGAGGCTCCGCTACCTGAAGCTCGGCCTGAAGAAGAGGAGGGAAACAAAAGCGGGTCTCAAGGTCGGACTCGTGTGGGAGAACGGAAGGCCGGTCGAGATAACGCTCAAGCTCTCGACAACGGAGCCAAGGGTCAAAATTCAGGGACTTTATGGCGAGCTTGTTGGAAAATCCAGGGGAGAGCTGACAAGAACGGATGACTGGTACATTGTAGTCCATGCGAGTGATTTCATCACGGCGCTGGAGACCGCTGGAGGGGCTTTCGGGGGCAACTCATATTAA
- a CDS encoding DUF366 family protein, which yields MELMIVKAKRIDYDGSAIQSHWAYGNFGILGNSLVVFRGKCDVKVEEMIDIEDLRQSKEIRSDDMVHYIIEVFDLVNTLFASTLQKLFIARLCEVLAEYGVKTTRKGDDIYVNGKKLSISIATVSPVSIKIHIGINVEARGIPKGVDAIGLKELGIMDVEGFMEKTGKALVEEFKKVKKDSLKVRWAQ from the coding sequence ATGGAGCTGATGATTGTTAAGGCGAAACGCATAGACTACGACGGTTCGGCAATCCAAAGCCACTGGGCCTACGGGAACTTCGGAATACTTGGCAACTCACTCGTCGTCTTCAGGGGCAAATGTGATGTGAAGGTTGAGGAAATGATTGACATCGAAGACCTCCGCCAGAGCAAGGAAATCAGGAGCGACGACATGGTGCACTACATAATCGAGGTCTTCGATTTGGTGAACACTCTCTTCGCTTCAACGCTCCAGAAGCTCTTCATAGCAAGGCTCTGCGAGGTTCTGGCTGAATACGGCGTGAAAACCACCAGAAAGGGCGACGACATCTACGTCAACGGAAAAAAGCTCAGCATTTCGATAGCTACTGTCTCCCCGGTCAGTATCAAAATCCACATCGGGATAAACGTTGAAGCTAGGGGAATTCCTAAGGGTGTAGATGCCATCGGCCTGAAGGAGCTCGGTATAATGGACGTTGAGGGGTTCATGGAGAAGACCGGAAAGGCCCTCGTGGAGGAGTTCAAAAAGGTGAAGAAGGACAGCCTCAAGGTAAGATGGGCTCAGTAG
- a CDS encoding magnesium-dependent phosphatase-1 — MKLLVLDLDGTLWDHEDASQLTPPYEFHDDYLVDSNGQKLRLFPGVREFLEWASGRFILSIGSWNIEERVRPILEGFSLWDYFLFPKIEGHPDKADMIKRTIWELQSIGYDVDGVIYVDDRTLHVEDVRKALPNLKFIHMWVDAKSFEELRKLLERMGW; from the coding sequence ATGAAGCTTTTGGTTCTCGACCTAGACGGCACGCTGTGGGATCACGAGGATGCGTCCCAGCTTACGCCGCCGTACGAGTTTCACGACGATTATCTGGTTGATTCCAACGGGCAAAAACTCCGTCTCTTTCCCGGCGTGAGAGAGTTCCTCGAGTGGGCGAGTGGCAGGTTCATTCTGAGCATAGGGAGCTGGAACATTGAAGAGCGTGTCAGACCAATCCTTGAAGGCTTTAGTCTCTGGGACTACTTCCTGTTCCCGAAGATTGAAGGCCATCCAGACAAGGCCGATATGATTAAGAGGACAATATGGGAACTCCAATCAATCGGCTATGACGTGGATGGGGTTATCTACGTGGATGACAGAACCCTTCACGTCGAGGACGTGCGAAAGGCCCTCCCAAATCTCAAGTTCATCCACATGTGGGTCGATGCAAAAAGCTTTGAGGAGCTGAGGAAACTCCTTGAAAGGATGGGGTGGTAG